In the genome of Nymphaea colorata isolate Beijing-Zhang1983 chromosome 9, ASM883128v2, whole genome shotgun sequence, one region contains:
- the LOC116260588 gene encoding serine acetyltransferase 2 has protein sequence MLVLRNERVTTPKIHPSSSLFCIRAWARGREARLRCRLVLSVDGCSCGRRARIGRSLVVIVVVILDLVAALSKRSGGKQSIQQPLYSRTLPPIPSLFGCRSRWWPGGSSKHGGGRGRGGARISPSEALCNCSLNVPSLEDDEREDEEEDEEEEGLWIAGGSNGKSSSVPLNKEVASAAAEALARELESKVDFSVSGSLAAPPCSSAKPLEEGAKSLEELILVDPIWAAMRAEARLEAEKEPLLSSFLYASILSHSCFERALGFVLANRLQNPTLLASQLMDIFDDVMIHDAGIRRAIRLDVQAVKDRDPSCRSYSWALLYLKGYHSLQSYRVAHALWARGQNVLALALQSRISEVFGVDIHPAAKIGKGVLLDHATGVVIGETAVVGNRVSIMQGVTLGGTGREIGDRHPKIGHGSLIGASATILGNIKVGKCAVVTAGSLVLKDVPVHSIVAGIPAKVIGYVEGRDPSLTMEHDASKEFFHQAADAPKGKPSN, from the exons aTGTTG GTGCTGAGGAATGAGCGGGTTACGACTCCCAAGATTCATCCATCGTCCTCTCTTTTTTGCATTCGAGCGTGGGCTCGTGGCCGTGAGGCACGTTTACGTTGTCGCCTAGTCCTCTCTGTAGATGGATGTTCTTGCGGTCGCCGCGCCAGAATTGGGCGAAGTCTCGTCGTCATCGTCGTCGTCATCTTGGATCTCGTAGCCGCCTTATCAAAGCGCAGCGGCGGGAAACAAAGCATTCAACAGCCGTTATACTCCCGAACTCTGCCTCCTATTCCGAGTCTGTTTGGTTGCAGAAGTCGGTGGTGGCCAGGTGGGAGCTCTAAGCATGGTGGCGGGCGAGGGAGAGGGGGGGCCAGGATCTCGCCCTCCGAGGCACTCTGCAACTGCTCGTTGAACGTTCCCTCTCTGGAAGACGACGAGCGCGAAGATGAAGAGGAGgacgaagaagaggaaggcTTGTGGATAGCTGGGGGCTCAAATGGTAAGAGCTCGTCTGTGCCTCTGAATAAGGAGGTGGCGTCGGCTGCGGCGGAGGCGCTTGCTCGAGAGCTGGAGTCCAAGGTCGACTTCTCGGTCTCAGGTTCTCTGGCCGCCCCCCCTTGCTCCTCTGCTAAGCCTCTCGAAGAGGGGGCCAAGAGTCTGGAAGAGCTCATCTTGGTGGACCCTATATGGGCCGCCATGAGAGCCGAGGCGAGATTAGAG GCAGAAAAGGAGCCACTATTAAGTAGCTTTCTGTATGCAAGCATCTTGTCCCATTCTTGTTTTGAAAGAGCATTGGGATTTGTCCTTGCAAATCGTCTCCAGAATCCAACACTTTTAGCTTCTCAGCTAATGGACATCTTTGATGATGTAATGATTCATGATGCAGGAATTAGGCGTGCTATCCGGTTGGATGTCCAG GCAGTTAAAGATAGGGATCCTTCATGTAGGTCATATAGCTGGGCTTTGTTGTATCTTAAG GGCTATCATTCTTTGCAGTCCTACCGCGTAGCACATGCACTTTGGGCTCGAGGGCAGAATGTCTTGGCCTTGGCATTGCAGAGCAGAATAAGTGAG GTTTTTGGGGTGGATATACATCCag CTgcaaaaattggaaaaggagTCTTATTGGACCATGCAACAGGTGTTGTCATTGGTGAAACTGCTGTTGTTGGAAACAGAGTTTCAATCATGCAG GGTGTAACTCTAGGAGGAACTGGGAGAGAAATTGGTGATCGTCATCCTAAAATAGGTCATGGTTCTCTTATTGGAGCTAGTGCTACAATTCTTGGTAACATAAAAGTAGGTAAATGTGCTGTCGTCACTGCTGGCTCACTGGTGCTAAAGGACGTTCCTGTGCACAG TATAGTTGCAGGAATCCCCGCAAAGGTGATTGGATATGTGGAAGGAAGAGATCCATCACTGACGATGGAGCATG ATGCATCAAAAGAGTTCTTCCACCAAGCTGCGGATGCTCCCAAGGGGAAACCTAGCAATTAA
- the LOC116260452 gene encoding 1,4-alpha-glucan-branching enzyme 1, chloroplastic/amyloplastic-like: MHCCSAATSFVVPRTACFRDKSGDYKLSLAAHPFWRVDSRNFFSCNCRQYHGLHSSGKKAGHDFSMSTCTKDGRSIATLVEDDHEVLGVLDMDPALREYEDHLRYRSRTYSEQKKQIEKYEGSLEEFAKGYLKFGLNREENYIVYREWAPAAQEAQLIGDFNGWDGSNHQMERNEFGVWTIKIPNPNGDPAIPHNSRVKFRFKCPNGAWVDRIPAWIKYATVDPTRFAAPYDGVYWDPPPSERYQFKHARPQKPLAPRIYEAHVGMSSSEPKISSYREFADNVLPRIKSNNYNAVQLMAVMEHSYYASFGYHVTNFFAVSSRSGTPEDLKYLIDKAHGLGLVVLMDVVHSHASTNIADGLNGYDVGQKTQESYFHTGEKGYHKLWDSRLFNYANWEVLRFLLSNLRWWLEEFQFDGFRFDGVTSMLYHHHGINMTFSGNYSEYFSDATDVDAIVYLMLANDLIHNLHPDAIVVAEDVSGMPTLGRPVSEGGIGFDYRLAMGIPDKWIDYIKNRTDEEWSMKEIVSCLTNRRYTEACVSYAESHDQAIVGDKTIAFLLMDKEMYSGMSCLEDPSPTVDRGISLHKMIHFITMALGGEGYLNFMGNEFGHPEWIDFPREGNGWSYDKCRRQWNLVDTDHLRYKFMNAFDRAMNGLDGKFSFLASRKQIVSSINEEEKVIVFERGQLVFVFNFHPETTYEGYKVGCDLPGRYRVVLDSDALEFGGLGRVGHDVDHFTSPEGIPGKPETNFNDRPNSFKVLSPPRTCVVYCRVEEEESHDTNLLVGDIGKEDAISSERIVSDEATTVVDGGELKNLDSASEVPNV; this comes from the exons ATGCACTGCTGCTCGGCTGCTACTAGTTTCGTTGTTCCACGAACCGCATGCTTCCGAGAT AAATCTGGGGACTATAAACTCTCCTTGGCGGCACATCCATTTTGGAGAGTTGATAGCAGGAACTTCTTTAGCTGCAATTGTCGCCAGTACCATGGATTGCACTCTTCAGGGAAAAAG GCCGGGCACGATTTCTCAATGTCTACTTGTACCAAAGATGGCAGATCAATAGCTACCCTCGTTGAAGATGATCATGAGGTTTTAGGTGTCCTAGATATGGATCCTGCTTTGAGAGAATATGAAGATCATTTGAGGTACAGGTCAAGAACATATTCAGAACAGAAGAAGCAGATAGAAAAATATGAGGGAAGCCTTGAAGAATTTGCGAAAG ggTATCTAAAGTTTGGATTAAACAGGGAAGAGAACTACATAGTTTATCGTGAGTGGGCACCTGCTGCACA GGAAGCACAACTAATTGGAGACTTCAATGGCTGGGATGGGTCAAATCAccaaatggaaagaaatgaatttgGTGTTTGGACTATCAAGATACCAAATCCAAATGGCGATCCTGCCATCCCACATAATTCAAGAGTGAAGTTCCGGTTTAAATGTCCCAATGGAGCATGGGTTGATAGAATTCCAGCTTGGATCAAATATGCAACAGTAGACCCCACAAGGTTTGCAGCTCCGTATGATGGTGTGTATTGGGACCCACCTCCTTCTGAGAG ATATCAGTTCAAGCATGCTCGTCCTCAGAAGCCTTTGGCACCACGTATATATGAAGCCCATGTAGGAATGAGCAGCTCAGAGCCAAAAATCAGCTCATACAGAGAATTTGCAGATAATGTTCTACCTCGTATAAAGTCAAATAATTATAATGCTGTCCAGTTGATGGCTGTCATGGAGCATTCCTACTATGCTTCTTTTGGATATCATGTTACAAATTTCTTTGCTGTTAGTAGTAGATCAGGCACACCGGAGGAtcttaaatatttgattgacaAAGCTCATGGTTTAGGCTTGGTAGTATTGATGGATGTTGTTCACAGCCATGCAAGCACAAACATCGCTGATGGCCTCAATGGTTATGATGTGGGGCAAAAAACTCAGGAATCGTACTTTCATACTGGTGAGAAAGGTTATCATAAGTTGTGGGACAGTCGCTTATTCAACTACGCAAACTGGGAAGTCCTACGCTTTCTTCTTTCTAACTTGAGGTGGTGGCTTGAGgaatttcaatttgatgggTTCCGTTTTGATGGGGTCACTTCCATGTTATATCATCATCATGGCATTAACATGACATTTTCAGGGAACTACAGTGAATATTTTAGTGATGCTACTGATGTGGATGCCATTGTATACCTTATGCTAGCCAATGATCTTATCCATAACCTCCATCCTGATGCCATTGTGGTTGCTGAAGATGTATCTGGTATGCCCACTCTGGGTCGTCCTGTTTCCGAGGGTGGAATTGGTTTTGACTATCGGTTAGCCATGGGGATCCCTGACAAATGGATTGATTATATCAAAAACAGAACAGACGAAGAGTGGTCCATGAAGGAAATTGTCTCGTGCCTGACAAACAGGAGATACACCGAGGCATGTGTTTCATATGCTGAGAGTCATGACCAG GCAATTGTTGGTGATAAGACAATTGCTTTCCTACTGATGGACAAGGAAATGTATTCTGGAATGTCCTGCTTAGAGGATCCCTCTCCAACTGTTGATCGGGGGATTTCGCTTCACAAG atGATTCACTTCATAACAATGGCACTAGGAGGGGAGGGTTATCTTAATTTCATGGGGAACGAg TTTGGTCATCCTGAATGGATTGACTTTCCAAGAGAAGGCAATGGGTGGAGCTATGACAAATGTAGACGGCAGTGGAATCTTGTGGACACAGACCATTTAAGATATAAG TTTATGAACGCTTTTGATAGAGCTATGAATGGGCTTGATGgcaagttttcttttcttgcatcGAGAAAGCAAATTGTCAGCAGCATAAATGAAGAGGAGAAG GTTATTGTATTTGAACGTGGGCAgctggtttttgttttcaactttCATCCAGAAACTACTTATGAAGG GTACAAAGTAGGTTGTGACTTGCCTGGAAGGTACAGAGTTGTCTTAGATAGCGATGCACTGGAATTTGGTGGGCTTGGCAGG GTAGGCCATGATGTGGACCATTTCACTTCTCCGGAAGGCATACCAGGGAAACCTGAAACAAATTTCAACGACCGACCTAATTCATTCAAAGTTCTATCACCACCTCGGACATGTGTT GTTTACTGTAGGGTTGAGGAAGAGGAGTCACATGATACCAACTTGCTAGTTGGTGATATAGGAAAAGAAGATGCCATATCGTCAGAGAGGATTGTTTCTGATGAAGCGACCACTGTTGTAGATGGTGGTGAATTGAAGAACCTGGATAGTGCATCTGAAGTGCCAAACGTGTGA
- the LOC116260454 gene encoding uncharacterized protein LOC116260454 isoform X2 has translation MESQPFALRNKYWVLRHGRSVPNERGLIVSSLTHGKLPEYGLAPEGVQQAKAAGESFLMELKTNNIALENVRICYSPFARTRETAEVVASVLNIPFGSQLCKYSEIWALDEVDPFMAPEGGESVADVSARLAKALATMEAEFHGFAVLVVSHGDPLQILQTILQASTQNEYASDLVSRIRGVIVPNILSQHRKHALLTGELRRVA, from the exons ATGGAATCTCAACCATTCGCCTTGCGGAACAAGTACTGGGTGCTGAGGCACGGCCGAAGCGTCCCCAACGAGAGAGGTCTCATTGTCTCTTCTCTG ACTCATGGTAAGCTACCGGAATATGGGCTCGCACCTGAAGGAGTTCAACAAGCTAAAGCTGCTGGGGAGTCATTCCTTATG GAATTGAAGACCAACAATATAGCACTTGAAAATGTTCGCATATGCTATTCTCCATTTGCAAGAACACGTGAAACAGCCGAAGTTGTGGCTAGTGTACTAAACATTCCTTTTGGAAGTCAACTATGTAAG TATTCAGAGATTTGGGCCCTTGATGAAGTGGATCCATTCATGGCACCTGAAGGTGGTGAAAGTGTTGCAGATGTTTCTGCAAGACTTGCAAAAGCATTAGCAACTATGGAAGCAGAATTTCATgg GTTTGCAGTTTTGGTGGTTAGCCATGGTGATCCACTCCAGATCCTACAAACAATTTTACAGGCATCAACTCAAAACGAGTATGCCAGTGATTTGGTTTCAAGAATAAGGGGAGTTATTGTTCCAAATATCTTGTCACAACACCGAAAGCATGCGTTACTCACTGGAGAACTTCGACGAGTAGCTTGA
- the LOC116260454 gene encoding uncharacterized protein LOC116260454 isoform X1, translating to MESQPFALRNKYWVLRHGRSVPNERGLIVSSLTHGKLPEYGLAPEGVQQAKAAGESFLMELKTNNIALENVRICYSPFARTRETAEVVASVLNIPFGSQLCKEMEDLRERFFGPTFELLSHEKYSEIWALDEVDPFMAPEGGESVADVSARLAKALATMEAEFHGFAVLVVSHGDPLQILQTILQASTQNEYASDLVSRIRGVIVPNILSQHRKHALLTGELRRVA from the exons ATGGAATCTCAACCATTCGCCTTGCGGAACAAGTACTGGGTGCTGAGGCACGGCCGAAGCGTCCCCAACGAGAGAGGTCTCATTGTCTCTTCTCTG ACTCATGGTAAGCTACCGGAATATGGGCTCGCACCTGAAGGAGTTCAACAAGCTAAAGCTGCTGGGGAGTCATTCCTTATG GAATTGAAGACCAACAATATAGCACTTGAAAATGTTCGCATATGCTATTCTCCATTTGCAAGAACACGTGAAACAGCCGAAGTTGTGGCTAGTGTACTAAACATTCCTTTTGGAAGTCAACTATGTAAG GAAATGGAAGATCTTCGAGAGCGTTTCTTTGGTCCGACTTTCGAGCTTCTGTCCCATGAAAAA TATTCAGAGATTTGGGCCCTTGATGAAGTGGATCCATTCATGGCACCTGAAGGTGGTGAAAGTGTTGCAGATGTTTCTGCAAGACTTGCAAAAGCATTAGCAACTATGGAAGCAGAATTTCATgg GTTTGCAGTTTTGGTGGTTAGCCATGGTGATCCACTCCAGATCCTACAAACAATTTTACAGGCATCAACTCAAAACGAGTATGCCAGTGATTTGGTTTCAAGAATAAGGGGAGTTATTGTTCCAAATATCTTGTCACAACACCGAAAGCATGCGTTACTCACTGGAGAACTTCGACGAGTAGCTTGA
- the LOC116260453 gene encoding SEC1 family transport protein SLY1 — MALSLRQKQTNCIVRMLNLNQQPLTALGGTGNGGPAEEVYKILILDRLCRDILSPLIHVKDLRKHGITLFFSIDKERQTIPDVPAIYFVRPDSTNVQRIIADASRGLYESFHLNFSSSLPRPLLEELASGTLKSDSISRISKVYDQYVEFITLEDNMFSLAQESVYVQLNDPSAGEAEIEAIMDRIVGGLFCVLVTLGVVPIIRCARGGPAEMVATALDARLREHLVSKNNLFAEGGNLGASHQRPVLCLFDRNFELSVGIQHDWSYRPLVHDVLGMKLNKISVPSDASGGKGRGAASMVPYELDNSDSFWVGNASSPFPKVAEEIEIQLSKYKQDVEEVNRKTGGQDGVDFDGQELIGNTKHLMNAVNSLPELTERKKVIDKHTNIATVLLGEIKERSLDSYCNLENDMLTKGSVEKGQLLAALRGKGTKADKLRLAIVYLLAVEATPQSDVESLEAALRESEVDTCAFQYVKKIKSLNISLASANSASRSNIVDWAEKLYGQSLSAVTAGMKNLLSGGRQLALTRTVEALMEGKPNPDIDSYLLFDPRAPKSSSGMGNVLRGPFKEAIVFMIGGGNYIEYSSLQELAQRQPPKHVIYGTTEVLNGVEFAEQLMVLGRKMGLGSSVPSHD; from the exons ATGGCGTTAAGTCTGCGGCAGAAACAAACTA ATTGCATCGTCCGGATGCTGAATCTGAATCAGCAACCCCTGACGGCGCTGGGAGGCACCGGCAACGGTGGACCGGCGGAGGAGGTCTACAAGATCCTGATCTTGGATCGGCTCTGCCGCGACATTCTCTCGCCGTTGATCCACGTTAAGGACCTGCGGAAGCACGGGATCACTCTGTTCTTCTCCATAGACAAGGAGCGCCAAACGATCCCCGACGTGCCCGCGATCTATTTCGTGCGCCCCGACTCGACCAACGTCCAGAGGATTATTGCCGACGCTTCCCGCGGCCTCTACGAGAGCTTCCACCTCAACTTCTCGTCGTCGCTGCCCCGGCCTCTCCTTGAGGAACTTGCTTCCGGCACTCTGAAATCCGATTCGATCAGCAGGATCTCTAAGGTGTACGATCAGTATGTGGAGTTCATCACCCTTGAGGACAACATGTTCTCGCTTGCCCAAGAGTCCGTGTATGTCCAGTTGAACGACCCTTCCGCCGGAGAGGCAGAAATCGAAGCCATCATGGACCGGATCGTGGGCGGACTATTCTGCGTTTTGGTGACTCTCGGGGTGGTGCCAATCATCCGGTGTGCGAGAGGCGGACCTGCAGAAATGGTAGCCACGGCCCTTGATGCTCGTCTTAGAGAGCACCTCGTTTCCAAGAATAATCTGTTTGCGGAAGGCGGGAATCTTGGTGCCTCGCATCAGCGGCCGGTCCTATGCCTGTTTGATCGGAATTTTGAGCTTTCGGTCGGTATCCAACATGATTGGAGCTACAGACCACTGGTTCACGACGTACTCGGAATGAAACTTAATAAGATAAGCGTTCCGAGCGATGCCTCAGGCGGGAAGGGGAGAGGGGCAGCCTCAATGGTGCCTTATGAACTCGACAATTCTGACTCGTTCTGGGTTGGGAACGCCTCGTCTCCTTTTCCAAAGGTGGCAGAAGAGATTGAGATCCAACTGAGCAAGTATAAGCAAGACGTGGAGGAGGTGAATAGGAAAACTGGGGGACAGGACGGAGTTGATTTTGATGGGCAGGAGTTGATTGGGAACACAAAACATCTTATGAATGCTGTAAATTCACTGCCCGAACTGACTGAGAGAAAGAAGGTGATCGACAAACACACAAATATTGCAACGGTTTTGCTTGGAGAGATCAAAGAAAGGTCGTTAGATTCTTACTGCAACTTGGAGAATGACATGTTGACAAAGGGAAGTGTGGAGAAGGGCCAGTTGCTGGCTGCATTGAGGGGGAAAGGCACAAAGGCAGATAAGCTCCGGCTGGCCATAGTTTACCTCCTTGCTGTGGAGGCAACTCCACAGTCTGATGTTGAATCACTTGAGGCCGCTTTGAGGGAATCGGAGGTGGACACATGTGCTTTTCAGTATGTGAAGAAGATAAAGTCTCTAAACATCTCATTGGCATCTGCAAACTCCGCGAGCAGGAGTAACATTGTCGATTGGGCTGAGAAACTATATGGTCAATCCCTTAGTGCTGTCACTGCAGGTATGAAAAACCTTCTTTCCGGGGGAAGGCAGCTTGCCTTGACGAGAACTGTAGAAGCCTTAATGGAGGGCAAGCCGAATCCTGATATTGACTCTTATCTTCTTTTTGATCCTCGTGCTCCTAAATCAAGCTCTGGAATGGGTAACGTATTGAGAGGTCCTTTCAAGGAAGCAATAGTTTTCATGATTGGTGGTGGAAACTATATAGAGTATAGTAGTTTGCAGGAACTAGCTCAACGCCAGCCTCCTAAGCACGTTATTTATGGAACAACTGAGGTTCTTAATGGTGTAGAGTTTGCAGAACAACTAATGGTGTTGGGCAGAAAGATGGGTTTGGGCAGCAGTGTGCCTTCTCA TGATTAG
- the LOC116260788 gene encoding uncharacterized protein LOC116260788 has product MNQDDLGATTAPASADFLLAKRKRGRPRKDENLLNSDNASVVGRVRRRRRKADSTYSDNAMVGQIVSGVLDGSFDSGYLLTVRVGDTHTVLRGVVFEPGRSVPITAANDVAPHVKIFERAEVAIPANEPCNLTPASIHMLQPVFKSDRSARCLHKSDPSHRHRISPSDVRKEQAVQTEKVKCSDELPQKQASTLAEKALENDSCQLLHATSQSLDVDTKATHTFYTSKKGESNLPEGRSHETGQAPLTTSESENGSSSKKQVTDDIEPAQLKQPHNDVKEASESIELAQVKRSLYEGNEVPAVTPLVLSSKVKTEDVQDMPKELTVPLPMELPCDANEESRPLQTDIKMEKLDSEPRDAIISRENEDIPSQHETAKESGTQGPKETILALDEPDANEDEEVVSQALDIMSDTKQPLLQIHPEFEGAISMGAPRAAVHDLFSEAKTDKLVDTIKFGDDSALPKTESVSQSDVETLCGTPQNVLPATGIDQLAEIGILKDEKFAVVPVVKSISSPNQSAPTVPEESLMPDVQITGQVVGSNHGDEIDDPQGLQFIALDKPVVVSIAEEPLLPDVEATSQAVPSNHRNDIVDPQGLPFIAVDKPVVVPEEPLLPDLETAGGAVPSNHRNEIVDSQGLPFIAVDKPVVVPEEPLLPDLETAGGAVASNQGDEIAHANPDDPTNLPVEKPPLSQDGVLSDDAVVLEASKNGNFGGWEEVMVEPCQSREEAAKVSGTGVNSIANHP; this is encoded by the coding sequence ATGAACCAAGATGATTTGGGAGCAACTACTGCTCCTGCTTCAGCTGATTTTCTACTTGCAAAAAGAAAGCGTGGCCGACCACGCAAGGATGAGAACCTTTTGAATAGTGATAATGCTTCAGTAGTAGGCAGGGTGAGACGTCGACGCAGGAAAGCTGATTCTACATACTCTGACAATGCCATGGTGGGACAAATAGTATCAGGCGTACTGGATGGGTCATTTGATTCTGGTTACTTGCTTACTGTTAGAGTTGGTGATACTCACACTGTTTTGCGAGGAGTAGTTTTTGAACCTGGTCGATCTGTGCCTATAACTGCTGCAAATGATGTTGCTCCACATGTCAAGATATTTGAGAGGGCTGAGGTAGCTATCCCGGCAAATGAACCATGCAACCTGACACCTGCTTCTATCCATATGTTACAACCTGTATTTAAGAGTGACAGATCTGCCAGGTGTCTCCATAAAAGTGATCCTTCACATCGACATAGAATATCTCCTAGTGATGTCAGGAAGGAACAAGCTGTACAAACTGAGAAAGTTAAATGCTCAGATGAGCTGCCACAGAAACAAGCTTCTACCCTTGCTGAAAAGGCACTAGAAAATGATTCCTGCCAACTGTTACATGCTACATCCCAATCTTTAGATGTAGATACTAAAGCGACACACACATTTTATACTTCAAAAAAAGGTGAATCAAACCTTCCAGAAGGGCGGTCACATGAAACTGGACAAGCACCATTAACAACCTCTGAATCTGAGAATGGCAGCAGTTCGAAGAAACAGGTTACAGATGACATTGAACCTGCACAGCTCAAGCAACCACATAATGATGTGAAAGAGGCTTCAGAAAGCATTGAACTTGCACAGGTAAAAAGATCACTTTATGAGGGAAATGAGGTGCCTGCAGTTACACCACTAGTTTTATCGTCTAAAGTCAAGACCGAGGATGTGCAAGATATGCCAAAAGAATTGACTGTTCCATTGCCTATGGAGCTGCCCTGTGATGCTAATGAAGAATCTAGGCCCCTGCAGACTGACATTAAAATGGAAAAGTTAGATTCTGAGCCACGAGATGCAATCATATCTCGGGAAAATGAAGATATTCCTTCCCAGCATGAGACTGCAAAAGAAAGTGGGACTCAGGGGCCAAAAGAAACTATTCTAGCCTTGGATGAACCAGATGCAAATGAGGACGAAGAAGTTGTATCCCAAGCACTGGATATAATGTCTGATACTAAACAGCCCTTACTTCAGATTCATCCAGAATTTGAAGGTGCCATCTCGATGGGTGCACCTAGAGCTGCAGTGCATGATTTATTTTCTGAAGCAAAGACAGATAAATTGGTTGATACTATTAAGTTTGGTGATGACTCTGCTTTGCCAAAGACAGAATCAGTAAGTCAATCAGATGTTGAAACTCTATGTGGAACTCCACAAAATGTGCTTCCTGCAACTGGAATAGACCAACTTGCTGAGATTGGGATATTAAAGGATGAGAAGTTTGCTGTTGTGCCTGTGGTTAAATCTATTTCTAGTCCTAACCAATCGGCTCCTACAGTGCCTGAAGAATCTTTGATGCCTGATGTTCAAATTACTGGCCAGGTAGTTGGAAGCAATCATGGAGATGAGATTGATGATCCCCAAGGTTTACAATTCATTGCACTAGACAAGCCGGTTGTAGTTTCTATTGCTGAGGAACCTTTGTTGCCTGATGTTGAAGCTACTAGCCAGGCAGTTCCAAGCAATCACAGAAATGATATTGTTGATCCCCAAGGTTTACCATTCATTGCAGTAGACAAGCCAGTTGTAGTTCCTGAAGAACCTTTGTTGCCTGATCTTGAAACTGCTGGTGGGGCAGTTCCAAGCAATCACAGAAATGAGATTGTTGATTCCCAAGGTTTACCATTCATTGCAGTAGACAAGCCAGTTGTAGTTCCTGAAGAACCTTTATTGCCTGATCTTGAAACTGCTGGTGGGGCAGTTGCAAGCAATCAAGGAGATGAGATTGCTCATGCTAACCCTGATGATCCCACAAATTTGCCTGTGGAGAAGCCTCCTCTTTCTCAAGATGGGGTATTGAGTGACGATGCAGTGGTCCTAGAAGCATCCAAGAATGGGAACTTTGGTGGTTGGGAGGAGGTAATGGTGGAGCCTTGTCAGTCCAGAGAGGAGGCTGCAAAAGTAAGTGGCACAGGCGTCAACAGCATAGCAAATCATCCTTGA